The following DNA comes from Polynucleobacter necessarius.
AAGTCAGAAATCTCCGCCATGACTTCTTTGTATTCGTTAACGATCTTGTCTTGCTCAAGACCAGTCAAGCGTTGCAAACGCATCTGCAAAATTTCTTGCGCTTGACTATCTGACAAGCGATACAAGCCAGTGGTTTGCATACCGTACTCAGGCAACAAGCCTTCTGGGCGATAGGTGTTACGACCGCCCGGAGTATCGATCTCAGCACGCGCCGACATCTCGCGCACCATCGATGAATCCCACGCTTTGCCCATCAACTCTTGCTTAGCAATCACTGGGTTCGCAGCAGCTTTAATAATCGCGATGAACTCATCAATATTCGCTAATGCAACCGCCAAACCTTCTAAAACGTGTCCACGATCACGCGCTTTACGCAATTCAAAAATCGTGCGACGTGTAACTACTTCACGACGATGTTGCAAGAAGTACTCGAGCATTTGCTTCAAGTTCAACAAGCGCGGCTGGTTATCCACCAAGGCCACCATATTCATACCAAAGTTATCTTGCAGCTGAGTGCTATTATACAAATTATTGAGAACAACTTCAGGCACTTCACCGCGCTTCAATTCAATCACAACACGCATACCAGATTTATCTGATTCATCACGCAAATCAAAAATGCCTTCAACTTTTTTCTCGTTCACCAACTCGGCGATACGCTCGAGCAAGTTCTTTTTGTTAACTTGATAGGGCAACTCATCAACGATGATGACTTGACGCGCGCCCTTATCCACATCTTCAAAATGGGTCTTGGCGCGCATCACCACACGGCCACGACCAGTGCGATAGCCTTCACGCACGCCTTGAACGCCATAAATGATGCCGGCGGTCGGGAAATCCGGAGCTGGAATGATCTCAATCAGCTCATCAATTGTGCATTCTGGGTTGTGCAGCACGTGCAAACAGGCTGAAACCACCTCATCCAGGTTGTGGGGAGGAATGTTGGTCGCCATACCTACAGCAATGCCAGAACTGCCATTTATCAGTAAATTCGGCACTTTGGCCGGCAGAATCAGAGGTTCTTTCTCGCTACCGTCGTAATTTGGCCCAAAATCGACCGTTGCCTTGTCCAAATCGGCCAAAAGCTCATGGGCAATCTTACGTAGGCGAATCTCGGTATACCGCATCGCAGCAGCGTTATCGCCGTCTACGGAGCCAAAGTTACCCTGTCCGTCAACCAGCATATAGCGCAGAGAGAAGTCCTGGGCCATTCGAACGATCGTGTCATACACCGCAGCATCACCGTGCGGATGGTATTTACCGATTACATCGCCAACTATACGAGCAGATTTTTTGTAAGCTCGGTTCCAATCGTTGTTTAATTCATACATTGCGAATAAGACCCGGCGGTGAACCGGTTTGAGGCCATCACGCACGTCTGGCAGGGCTCTGCCGACGATGACGCTCATTGCGTAGTCCAAATAGGACCGCCGCATTTCGTCTTCGAGGGATATTGGTAGTGTTCCTTTAGCGGCTTGTTCCATCTGGAAATAATATCATTTTGATGACAGGTAGGCCCTATGCTAAGATTCTGTCAGTTTGTATGAAATTGAGATGTGTCGCTTTGCAGTTTTTGCATCAAGGTAGGGCGAATTACATTTAAGTTTGACTTTAATTAAAAAAGAGATTGTTGAGGACTAAAAATGAACAAAACCCTAAAAGTGTTGCTGGCTTCTGTTATCACTGTTTCTGCTACTGCAGCAATTGCATCTGATAACTTGGAAAACAGCTCTGGCTTGAACTGGAAAAACGGCGACGGCGCATTGTGCTGGCGTGATAGCAACTGGACACCTGCTACTGCAGCTAAAGGTTGCGACGGCGCATTGACTTCAGAACCTGCTGGCGTTAGCCAAAGCAAAATCACTTTGCAAGCTGACACACTTTATGACTTCGACAAAGCTACATTGAAGCCAGAAGGTAAAGCTACTTTGGACAAAATCGCTGCTGACTTGAAGAAAATCAAGTTAGAAGTAATTATCGCTGTTGGTAACACTGACAGCATCGGTACAGATGCATACAACATGGCCCTCGGTCAACGTCGTGCGCAATCTGTTAAGACATACTTGGTAAGCCAGGGTGTTGACGGTAGTCTTATCTACACAGAATCTAAAGGCAAGAGCAATCCAGTTGCATCAAACGCAACTGCTGAAGGCCGCGCTAAGAACCGCCGTACTGACATCGAAGTTGTTGGTACAGCAGCTAAGTAATTCACTTTACTTTTAAAAAAGCCCGCTTCTAGCGGGCTTTTTTATTTACGCTATATTCATAAACTTCTTCAATCGCCTCACGATTACCAGTCAATATGAACGTCGACCAATCCGAAATTGCTAAATTTAGCGCCATAGCCCATCGCTGGTGGGATCCTAATAGTGAATTCAAGCCATTGCACGCAATCAACCCTCTGCGACTCAATTGGATTAAATCCTTCGTGAGCCTAGAGGGCAAGAAGGTGGTCGACATTGGTTGTGGTGGTGGCATCCTGGCTGAATCCATTTCCCAAGCAGGTGCAGATACCACTGGCATTGATTTATCCGAAAAAGCGCTTAAGGTTGCGGAATTGCATGCGCTTGAAGTGGGGGCTCATCTAACTTATCGATCCATCTCAGCAGAAGCGTTCGCTGATGAGCAGTCTGGGCAATACGATATTGTGGCCTGTATGGAAATGCTCGAGCACGTGCCCGACCCTGCCTCCGTAGTGCGCGCATGCGCCAAACTCTGCAAACCGGGTGGCACTTTATTTTTTAGCACCCTCAATCGCAGCCCTAAGTCTTACTTATTTGCCATTATTGGCGCTGAGTACATCCTGAAATTACTCCCAAGAGGCACTCACGAATACGCCAAATTCATCAAACCTTCAGAGCTAGTTGCCTTTACTCGTCATGCGGGATTAGAGCTCATTGGCATGAAAGGCTTGAGTTACAATCTCCTTACCCAGGTATACAGCCTCAGTGATGATGTGGATGTGAATTACATGATTGCCGTTAGGAAGTAAATTCAACAGTGAGGCAGCTTTCCAGCCCATATGCATCAGCTGGTGCGCGCGGCCTGCTAGAGGGCGCCTTTGGAATTAGCCCTGATCATGCGGATTTCAACTTACTGCGGGATGATTTTTTCAATAACTACGAAAAAGCATTGTTGGTAGAGAGTAAGCTATTTGATGGCATTGACCATCTGCTCGATCAAATGGATCAAGCAGGACTCCCGTGGGGAATTATCACCAATAAAAGCGAGCGCTTTACAAATCCCTTCACCGACCTCATGGGCCTTCGTCAGAGAGCTATTTCTACCGTTTCAGGCGACACCACCCCTTATTCAAAACCACATCCTGAGCCCATTCTGCACGCAGCCAGATCTACTAATATCGATCCCACTCGATCAATCTATGTTGGAGGCGATATCAGGGACGTTGTAGCGGGCAAAGCCGCTGGCAGAAGGCAGTGGCAGCCGCTTATGCCTACTGTGGCTGAAAAGAGCCTCCTGAGGCCTTGGGAGCCGATTACATCATCCATAGCCCGGTTGACTTACTAAAAATCATCTTTCCCAATAGGGATTAGGCTAAAAGATATCCAACAATTTAAAGCCAGCGGCTTTAAAATAAGAACATCCTATGCAAGCAATCTGGGACCGACATGGTTTCGACGTGGATTACAAAGCATCAAGGGCATACCGAGGACCCGTTATCTCGTAAATCAATGGGAATGTAATAACTGCTAACGACGAACGTTACGCACTAGCCGCTTAATTGCGGTTGCCCCTGAACTGATTCTCTCTTGGGTCAGGTAGCACAAGCTACATCAGGGTCATATACAAGAGATAAGACTATTTTGTGTCACGAAGAATAGTACGAAAACCTAGTGAATCGTCAGCGAGGAACGTGTCAATCCGTGCCTAACTGATTAAATCAAACGATATGACTAAGTATGTAGAACTTGTTGTAGAGGATTTGCGGACGCGGGTTCGATTCCCGCCGGTTCCACCATTTTTAAGTCTGTAAATGTTAAACGCCACCCTCCTCGGTGGCGTTTAACATTGTTACTCGCGCATTACGCGCACGCATGATCTACGCATCAATTAAATTGGTAGCTCATGCCAGCTTGAAAATTCAGCGGCGCTCCAGCAAAAATACCATCCGGACTTCGGCTAGCAATATAGCGTTTATCAACTAAGTTATTGATTACTCCAAATACTTTCCAATCCTTATTGATTGGATAGTTCGCACTCCAATTCACAGTCGCAAAAGCAGGTATCTCGCCTAAAGTTCCAATCGTATTTTGCGCCACCGTATTAGCTGAATCAGCATATTGGGCAGAAACATAATTCAAACTAAGTAATGTATTCAACCCATTCTTTTCGTAACTGATTCCCAGATTGGAGGTGAGCTTAGGGGTGTAATAAGGAATGCGATTGCCATCTCGTCCCAAGGAATTGGTTCCCACAAACTTTGCCACCGGGATATAGGTTGCATTTCCATTGATGCCCCAGCCGCGCCCCCGGGCATCAGCTAAAGAAGCCTCAGCACCTGGATGCAATCTTTTCCCACCATTCGCTTTTGAAATTCCAGCGGCCAAACTTGGATTCACGATCTGGTTGCTAAAGTTCATACTAAAAATAGCTGAATCATAAGAAAAAGCGCCTGCTCGTCCACGCAATCCCAATTCCATATTGGTAGAACATTCTGGCGCCAACTGCTGATCAACCCCTTTGTCATCAATCGCTGTTGCCAATTGGGCTGGCGCAAAGCCTTTATAAATGCTGCCGTACACCTGAGCCTGGGGAGTTAGTTGCCAGGTTGCCCCAATTTGCGGAATTGTCTCCACATTTTTAGCGCTACCCGATTGACCGGTGATGACATTTGAACGAGTTTGGTTGTAGCTTGCAATTCGCACCCCCGGAATTACGGCAAAGTTTTTAGTTAGCAAAAATCGATTCTGGCCATGCATCGCCAACGAATTCGCTTTATTGTCTTCCTGCAATGAAACTCGACCGGAATAAGCCAAGGTTTGAGAGCTCACCAATTGATTAATTTGAGATTCTGTATGCAAACGGATAGCGAACTCCGCTTCGTTAGTGATGCCTAAGGCTTTGTATGCATGGCTTACCCGAGAATCGATGCCTAGCATTTGAAACTCTCGATTGCGCCCAACTAGACAGTCAGAGCCAACATTGCACGCCTTAAAAATCGTAGCATCTTGGGTTCGATTCAAAATACTTTGTCGCCAATAGTCTCGCGACAACTTGCTCCAATACATCAAAGTATTGATTTTGGTATCTGAATTCAGCTCCAAAGAATGGTTGATATCCACTGCATTTCTTTGGGTAATAAATCGATCGTTTGACGGCAGATTATCTTTACTTCGATTCATGTATTGAGTGGGACGCAGCCCCACATAAGACGTATTGATATTGTTGTCGTAATGCGTGTATTTCAGGCTGAGCCACTGATTTTGCGCAACCTCAATACCTCCCTGTAGGAGAATGTCATACATCTTAAAACCATTGGCCTGATAACCACTAGACTCGGATTGAATCAAATTAATTCCCCCGATTGCGCCGTTCGATGACGACTTCCCTCCTGCCTCTATCTCCGCCAAGCGATAGCCATAATCACCCACTTTGCCGGTTAACTTAAACCCATGAGAAGGTGTTTTGCTGAGGTAGTTCACTACCCCACGTATTGCAAGCCAGATGCGCCCTTTAATACTTCAAGTCCAGAGATTCGTTCTATTGGCGGACTGTAATAAGAGGCATTTGAAATGAATAGGCTCGGTTGAATTGGTGCGTTCCTCCAACAACAATACCTTTGAGCTACGGCTTGGATTCAGGCCGCGAATCGATATTGGGCATTGCCCCAAAACCGCCTTCATCCCCCCCGAATATTGACGCCAGGCACAGTCCGCAAGACATCCTGCAGTGATTGAGGCTGTAACTCCTCCATCTTTTGCTGATTGATAACATCGACCGTACCTGGAATTTTGCTCAAAGCATATTCTTCTGAGCAAACGATATCAATCTTAGGTAGCTCAATATCTTGATCTTTGGCCCAAGCTAAAGAAGAACTTCCATACAACAATGCAAATGATGAAATCCAGGCAAGCCCACATTTTGAGGACGAAAAACTACTTGATGCTTCATATACCATGTGATAACAAAAAATCGCTGGCTATATGCATATGAAAATGCTCTTGCTGGCTAATGACTTATGACAGAATTACTTTGTCAGAATGAGCTTCCCCAGTTTAGTCATTCGCAATTGATAGGTATGGCCCTCATGCAGAATTAAGACTTGCTTCATGCAACCCAATAGGGCCTCACTTGCAATAAGCTGTGGCAATATTTGAGCCGATTGAACACATTTCGGGCGAGACGCTGATGATGTTTAATTGCTCAAGTACTAGACTTCCAATGAAAATTGAATGAGGGTCTGAAAACACTGCGCAGAAAGACTGATGGAATTTTCTGCAATCGGCGCAAATCTCCATTGAACTAAAGTATTCAGCGCCGATCGATCCAGGCCTTCAAATCCCGAGCTTTTAAAGACCTCGACTGCTTGCACAAGACCATGTTCGTTTACACACATTCTGACGATAACCAACCCCTGCTCCCAAAGCCGCCTACTCGCTAGTGGGTAGAGCGGTTTAGGGTTATAAATAACTGACCTAGCATCTCCTTTTGCCTCATGACCCACTCCTCTGCTATCACCCAGGCTTTTGGAATCATTTGAGGTGCTTGAGCTGATGTATTTGCCATTTGAGACCGAACTTGTTTGAGGTTTAGCTGAAAATTGTTGGTGCGAAGATGCGCCCACTCTTTCCCACGCCAGATTTACCATCAGAACCCCCCGGAATCTCTAAGCCTCTACCCACCAGAGATCCGGACATAAGACTCAACAAAACCAACAAATAAGAGATTGCTACCGCTGAAATGAGAACAATATTGCGAGAGCGCGGACTACTAAACAAATGGCATCCTTAAGAGATAAAAGAGAAAAACTGCAGCCCATCTACTGACAAAAGTTGCAGTAAGTGAACTATTACGCTGAATGATTTTAAGGATGATGTGATTGATTAACAACCATAATCCCAATGGGTACGGGGCTTGTAGGGCTATTGAATGTGGTACTACTTAACAGCTAAACGCCAAAGTGAAGTCACTGCCTTTGATCGAGCAGCGTGCAAGGCATCTGTTTTATTGAATACTTTTTGATGTGTTGGTTTGGGATCAATGCGACTCAACACTTTTAATCCAGCCTGTTCAACCCAACTAAGCAACTCCGCTCTTGTTCTCAAACCCAAATGTTCGGCCAAGTCGGAAAGTATTAACCAGCCCTCACCGTCAGCGAGCAAATGATTCTTTCAATTACTCACAAAGCCCTTCAACATCTGACTCTCAGGATCATATACCGCATGCTCTAGGGAGGAGCTTGGTCTAGCGGGCAACCATGGCGGGTTGCAAACAATGAGTGATGCTTTTCCTGATGAAAATACATTGGTTTTGAGAATTTCTATTTTGGATTGCAGGCCTAGACGCTCAATATTTTCTTGCGCACAGGCAATCGCGCGATCATCTAAATCTGTCGCAGTAATTTTTTGAATCCCACGCAACGCCAAAACCACTGAAAGCACCCCAGCACCCACCCCAATATCGAATGCGGTGGAATTTTTCTTGATGGCTGCAGGCAACGGCGTCTTTAACACCAACTCGATATACCCTCCGCGCACCGGCGAAAACACACCGTAATGGGGATGAATACGAATCTCTTCATCGTCCCTTGTTAAAACCTGCACACCCTTCTTGCGCCACTCATGAGCGCTAATCACACCAAGCAATTCGCGCAAAGAGATAACGTAAGCCTCTGATTGAGGGCCATAAGTCTCAAGACATGCTTGAGCTACATTAGGAGCACGCCGCAAAGAGATGCTATAATCAGCATTCACCTGAAGCAAAATCATCCCGAGAATACGAGCGCGCTGTGACTGAGCAAGGCGATAGAGATTGAATGCGTCTGAAGGGCTTTTGATCTTCTCTTTTGCCACCCTGTCAGCTCTGGTGGATTTCTTTGAGGGCTTATCAACTCTTCTTACTAAAGCCTGCAAGAGCCGCTTTGCATTCTGAAAGTCACCTTTGTAAAGCATCGCCGTACCCTCACAGGCGAGGCGATAAACCACATCCGCAGTCAACATATAATCGGCGATTTGAATCCTTTTATGAGGGGCAATGCCGTTTTCAAAATGCCACTTAGCACTATGGGTTTGGCCACCCTCTCCCCACTGAAGAGTTACAGATGAGATCACCTAGGAAACCACAAGGCGATTATTTTGATAATCATCACTGGCCTGCTCTATCTCAGCACGGGTATTCATGACAAACGGTCCATATTGAACAATCGGCTCATGCAGCGGTAAAGCCGCGAGCACAATGAATTGCGCGCCCATAGATCCAGCCCTAGCCTTCAAGCGATCTCCATCCCCAAGCACAATGGCAGCCTGCTTTGGAGCTGGCATCATCGGTCCACCTATCTCCAACTCGCCCTCATACACATAGACAAAAGCATTAAGCTCCTTGAGAATACGCTGTTCAAATTCAGCATTTGAAGTTAAATGCACATCCAAAAATAAAGGGGCTGTAGTAAGACCTTGAATTGGTCCTGGAACTTCCTCGCCATCGTGACCATAGGGGCCAGCAATCACGTTGACTGACCCGCCATTAGCCAAGCTGACTTTGGTATATCCTCCGCTTGAATGTCTTTATACCCGGCCGCTTTCATCTTTTCCTTGGCGGGTAAATTAATCCATAACTGAAAGCCCCGCATAGCGCCGCTCACTTATTGAGGCATCTCAGAATGAATAATGCCGCGCCCCGCAGTCATCCATTGCACGCCACCGGTTTTGAGGTGGCCCTGATTGCCCAAGTAGTCCTCATGCAACATGTGGCCCTCAAGCATATAAGTGACCGTCTCAAATCCACGATGTGGGTGCGCTGGAAAGCCTGCCACATCATCATTGGGGTCATTAGAAGAAAATTCATCTAGCATCAAGAAAGGGTCTAGCCGCACTTGATTTTGACCGCCAAGACTGCGCCGCAATTTCACACCCGCGCCATCCGAAGTGGTAATGCCGGGAATGATGGTTTGAGTATTGCGAATCATATGGATGAATGCTTTGGCTTAGCCTTGACTGGGTGATGTCTTTAAGCCGGTGGGTGATCTTCAGGATTTACGTCTAGCGCAATCAAGAAACGAGACACCATATTGTAAGCAGCAATCACGGTGACTAACGCCACCGTGTCGGCATTTCCCGATGCTTTTTGCAAGCGCTTCATTAACTCCGGATCCACTTTGATATTACGCGTCATCTGAAAGGTCAATTCAGCGGCATCATTTTCAACTGGAGAGTACAAATCTTTTGGGAAATTCGACTGCCAAATGAGGCGCAAACCTTGTACCTGCTCTTCTGTGCCACCCGCTTTCTTAAAGGGTGGGGCATGGTGAAAGCATTCATATTCAGCGCCATTGAGCACCGCCACACCACACATAGCCAATTCACGCAGCTTGGGATCTAAAGAGAGATTATTGCGAATCTCTCCGATACAGTTATTCCAACCATCGGCAATAGGAACGCTATGCAAAAGCATACGATCAAGATTGATAAATTGACCGCCACGTCGTTTGCGAATAGCGGCCACACACTCGGCTGGTTCAGCCAAGTCCATTGGTTGATACGGAATTAAACGTTCTGACATAGATTCTCTTATCAATGCTTTTACTGAGCAGTTTCTTTAATATTGTTTTCAATCACGAACTTACCCCAGATACCAATTTGCTTCCCAATAAACTCCTGAGCAGCTTCAGTGGTGCCTCCAACAATTTGAATGCCTTGAGCCTTAAACTTTTCAGCAACGGCTGGCGTTTTAAGCGCTTTATTCAAAGCTTTGTTCATCGCAGCCACAACTGCTGTCGGTGTTTTTCCAGGGGCCAATACCGCCCACCAAGCTGGTGCGCTCAATCCAGGGAAGCCACTTTCCGAAATGGTTGGAACATTCGGCAAAGACGGTGATCTTTTGGCTGTAGTGATAGCCAACGGAATGACGCCACCACTATCAATATGGGGTTTCACCAAAAATTCAGAGCCAACCGCTAATTCAACTTGACCGCCTAAAGCGTCCTGCATCAAGGGACCGCCGCCACGATAAGGAATGTGATTCCAATCAAAGCCCGATTGCTTCGCGAGACGAGCCATAGCCAAGTGCCCTAAGCTTCCAATACCAATGGAGCCATAACTAAATTGCTTACCAGTCTTGGATAAATCAACCAACTGCTTAAAGCTGGTGATGCCAGATTTTTTACTGGCAACCAACACCATTGGTGATGTTCCCACCAAAATCACTGGCGCAATATCTTTGATAGAGTCGTAGGGGAGCTTATCTTTGAGGCTAGGATTAACACCGTGGGTATCGAATACCACTGCAAAGGTATAGCCGTCTGGATCAGAACGCGTCATTGCGGAAGTGCCAATCACACCCGAAGCGCCACCAACGTTTTCAACAATGACGTTTTGCTTTAACTCCGACTGCAAAGCATGCGCCAAGACACGAGCAACCTGATCGACAGAGCCGCCAGGAGGAAATACCGCAATTAAACGAATCGGCTTTTGAGTAGGCCAAGCGCCCACGCCTGCGGTTTGTGCAAACGCAAAACTACTGAACCCTAAAACCATCAATGTGGCTAATAGACTGTTTTTAAAGCTTCTTTTGGCTATTTTTGCTAAATCCAGCATGGATTTGTCTCCTGTCAATAAGACATTAAGGTTAACACCCCCGCAGCCTATTTGCTCGATAATTCGAGGGTATCCAAGTGAGAGAAAAATGAAGTCGATTCTAAATATTGCCGCCTATTTATTTGTCAGCCTAAATGTGACTTGCCAGCACTTCGCGCCAAAATGCTGGACGAATGGAATACACACCAGCTCAAAGGCACCATCCTACTAACAGGTGAAGGCATCAATCTGTTCCTGGCCGGCAAGGCGGATGAACTGCGTGGCTTTCTAGATTGGTTGCGCATGGACCCCCGCTTTAAACCCCTTGAGGCAAAAGAGAGCTGGTCTGAGGATCAACCTTTCAAAAAATGCTGATCAAACTGAAAAATGAAATCATCTGCATGAATCACCCGGCGATTCGCCCAGAAGAGGGTCGCGCTAATTTCATTAGCCCTAAAAAATTACAAGAGTGGTTAGATCGTGGCACTGATGCTTGAGGTCGCCCTGTAGTCATGGTGGATACGCGCAATGCTGTTGAGGTCGACTACGGCACTTTTGAAAATGCTTTGCATTTCAATATCGAAAAGTTCACGGAGTTTCCCGCGGCTATCTCGGCACATAAAGAAGAATTAGCTGATAAAACGCTGGTGAGTTTTTGAACCGGCGGGATTCGCTGCGAAAAATCAGGCCTATATATGCGAGAGATTGGCATGCAGCACAGCTACCAACTAGAAGGTGGGATTTTGAAGTATTTCGAAGAGGTTGGCTCGGCTCATTACCAGGGTAGCTGCTTCGTCTTTGACGAGAGAGAGGCTCTTGAGCCAAACCGCGATTCCATCCCTGTAGAGCGCTCTATTCAAAAAAAACTGAAGGCTAATGCAGTCTAAGCAGAACCCAGGCCATAAATGAATTAACACGCTGTACAAAATTAATAAAAAACAATAATGCGGACTCGAGACATGTCTAAAACAATTAATCGGCAAAAGCCGATTTTTTTGTCATCCCTACTCTTTGCATTACTGGGAATGACAATCACCCTAAACTCCCAATCACAAAGTGCGGCCATCCTCTATCCAGTAAAGCCAATCAAATTGATTGCGCCAGTGGCGGCTGGTGGCGGTCTAGATAACATTGCCCGTGCTGTTGCGGCAAAACTTTCCCGCCCAATTGGCCAAACAGTGGTTGTGGAAAACATAGGTGGCGGAGGTGGATCAATCGCTTCACAAGCAACTGCAAAAGCCCCGGCGGATGGCTATACCCTCATGATTGCGTATGTTGGCACACACGGCACCAATCCCGCTGTGCGTAAATTGCCTTATGACGCCCTCAAAGATTTCACACCCATCGGCATGATTGGCGCGACGCCCAACGTCCTCATCATTAATCCTGATTTGCTAATCAAAAATTTCAAAGCGTTTGTAGATTACGCAAAAAAGAATCCCGCTAAGTTAAGCTATGGTTCCGCAGGTCCAGGCACATTGACCCACCTTGGCATGGAACAGCTAAAGTTAGCGGCCGGCATATTTATGGTGCATGCACCCTATCGCGGCGTAGGCCCTGCTTATACGGATTTATTGGCTGGCCAAACTCAAGCCATGTTCCCAACTTTATTTACAGCGCTCCCCTACATCATCACC
Coding sequences within:
- the ubiG gene encoding bifunctional 2-polyprenyl-6-hydroxyphenol methylase/3-demethylubiquinol 3-O-methyltransferase UbiG; the encoded protein is MNVDQSEIAKFSAIAHRWWDPNSEFKPLHAINPLRLNWIKSFVSLEGKKVVDIGCGGGILAESISQAGADTTGIDLSEKALKVAELHALEVGAHLTYRSISAEAFADEQSGQYDIVACMEMLEHVPDPASVVRACAKLCKPGGTLFFSTLNRSPKSYLFAIIGAEYILKLLPRGTHEYAKFIKPSELVAFTRHAGLELIGMKGLSYNLLTQVYSLSDDVDVNYMIAVRK
- a CDS encoding HAD family hydrolase, coding for MRQLSSPYASAGARGLLEGAFGISPDHADFNLLRDDFFNNYEKALLVESKLFDGIDHLLDQMDQAGLPWGIITNKSERFTNPFTDLMGLRQRAISTVSGDTTPYSKPHPEPILHAARSTNIDPTRSIYVGGDIRDVVAGKAAGRRQWQPLMPTVAEKSLLRPWEPITSSIARLTY
- a CDS encoding TonB-dependent receptor family protein; this translates as MNYLSKTPSHGFKLTGKVGDYGYRLAEIEAGGKSSSNGAIGGINLIQSESSGYQANGFKMYDILLQGGIEVAQNQWLSLKYTHYDNNINTSYVGLRPTQYMNRSKDNLPSNDRFITQRNAVDINHSLELNSDTKINTLMYWSKLSRDYWRQSILNRTQDATIFKACNVGSDCLVGRNREFQMLGIDSRVSHAYKALGITNEAEFAIRLHTESQINQLVSSQTLAYSGRVSLQEDNKANSLAMHGQNRFLLTKNFAVIPGVRIASYNQTRSNVITGQSGSAKNVETIPQIGATWQLTPQAQVYGSIYKGFAPAQLATAIDDKGVDQQLAPECSTNMELGLRGRAGAFSYDSAIFSMNFSNQIVNPSLAAGISKANGGKRLHPGAEASLADARGRGWGINGNATYIPVAKFVGTNSLGRDGNRIPYYTPKLTSNLGISYEKNGLNTLLSLNYVSAQYADSANTVAQNTIGTLGEIPAFATVNWSANYPINKDWKVFGVINNLVDKRYIASRSPDGIFAGAPLNFQAGMSYQFN
- a CDS encoding carboxymuconolactone decarboxylase family protein, with protein sequence MSERLIPYQPMDLAEPAECVAAIRKRRGGQFINLDRMLLHSVPIADGWNNCIGEIRNNLSLDPKLRELAMCGVAVLNGAEYECFHHAPPFKKAGGTEEQVQGLRLIWQSNFPKDLYSPVENDAAELTFQMTRNIKVDPELMKRLQKASGNADTVALVTVIAAYNMVSRFLIALDVNPEDHPPA
- a CDS encoding energy transducer TonB — protein: MVNLAWERVGASSHQQFSAKPQTSSVSNGKYISSSTSNDSKSLGDSRGVGHEAKGDARSVIYNPKPLYPLASRRLWEQGLVIVRMCVNEHGLVQAVEVFKSSGFEGLDRSALNTLVQWRFAPIAENSISLSAQCFQTLIQFSLEV
- a CDS encoding TonB-dependent receptor plug domain-containing protein; this translates as MLYGSSSLAWAKDQDIELPKIDIVCSEEYALSKIPGTVDVINQQKMEELQPQSLQDVLRTVPGVNIRGG
- the ompA gene encoding outer membrane protein OmpA; translation: MNKTLKVLLASVITVSATAAIASDNLENSSGLNWKNGDGALCWRDSNWTPATAAKGCDGALTSEPAGVSQSKITLQADTLYDFDKATLKPEGKATLDKIAADLKKIKLEVIIAVGNTDSIGTDAYNMALGQRRAQSVKTYLVSQGVDGSLIYTESKGKSNPVASNATAEGRAKNRRTDIEVVGTAAK
- a CDS encoding tripartite tricarboxylate transporter substrate binding protein, yielding MLDLAKIAKRSFKNSLLATLMVLGFSSFAFAQTAGVGAWPTQKPIRLIAVFPPGGSVDQVARVLAHALQSELKQNVIVENVGGASGVIGTSAMTRSDPDGYTFAVVFDTHGVNPSLKDKLPYDSIKDIAPVILVGTSPMVLVASKKSGITSFKQLVDLSKTGKQFSYGSIGIGSLGHLAMARLAKQSGFDWNHIPYRGGGPLMQDALGGQVELAVGSEFLVKPHIDSGGVIPLAITTAKRSPSLPNVPTISESGFPGLSAPAWWAVLAPGKTPTAVVAAMNKALNKALKTPAVAEKFKAQGIQIVGGTTEAAQEFIGKQIGIWGKFVIENNIKETAQ
- the gyrA gene encoding DNA gyrase subunit A, yielding MEQAAKGTLPISLEDEMRRSYLDYAMSVIVGRALPDVRDGLKPVHRRVLFAMYELNNDWNRAYKKSARIVGDVIGKYHPHGDAAVYDTIVRMAQDFSLRYMLVDGQGNFGSVDGDNAAAMRYTEIRLRKIAHELLADLDKATVDFGPNYDGSEKEPLILPAKVPNLLINGSSGIAVGMATNIPPHNLDEVVSACLHVLHNPECTIDELIEIIPAPDFPTAGIIYGVQGVREGYRTGRGRVVMRAKTHFEDVDKGARQVIIVDELPYQVNKKNLLERIAELVNEKKVEGIFDLRDESDKSGMRVVIELKRGEVPEVVLNNLYNSTQLQDNFGMNMVALVDNQPRLLNLKQMLEYFLQHRREVVTRRTIFELRKARDRGHVLEGLAVALANIDEFIAIIKAAANPVIAKQELMGKAWDSSMVREMSARAEIDTPGGRNTYRPEGLLPEYGMQTTGLYRLSDSQAQEILQMRLQRLTGLEQDKIVNEYKEVMAEISDLLDLLAKPERVIQVLESELQAVQSEFGIAGGDTGRRSFIEMNATELFTEDLITPQDLVVTLSNTGYMKSQPLSEYRAQKRGGRGKQAAATKNEDWIETLFVANTHDTILCFSDRGRMYWLKVWEVPQGSHTSRGKPIVNMFPLIEGEKITVILPIKGYQDDQYVFMATRLGTVKKTRLSDFSNPRKAGIIAVDLNENDFLVGAAITDGQHDVMLFSDAGKAVRFDENDVRSMGRTARGVRGMNLGEGHQVIAMLVAPAEAVEGAEAAVVDANGISIPSSVLTATENGYGKRTPIAEYTRHGRGTKGMIAIQTSERNGKVVAAALVSPEDQIMLITTGGVLVRTRVSEIREMGRSTQGVTLINVDEGTRLSGLQRIAESDSDDDADDAEEGDVSADPAIDANDDTAGDA
- the hemP gene encoding hemin uptake protein HemP, with protein sequence MPQLIASEALLGCMKQVLILHEGHTYQLRMTKLGKLILTK